One Coccinella septempunctata chromosome 8, icCocSept1.1, whole genome shotgun sequence genomic window carries:
- the LOC123319292 gene encoding homeobox protein Hox-A6-like: MEYKNSKFVFGDNTGFSVEIEPTTYLENNGVSISPQTSQRGSFGSDSSTKDLTGFDFDEIQENMYSVPSLQSRVVTITPMCLDECHDYNCYYDYNLNQPPWQQQQQKQYEEVANWNFSNYKYYDCNNVKQKDRTLEHIVTQEPLKVSTAPVLPSQISPKNSTKRTRTVYTSHQLAELEKEFQARRNPGTPRRSQMARTLNLSERQIKIWFQNRRMKCRKELKAKNISPSSTNPNSPDSPQGTVGAQRTRCNERVPPSYSEYVPVNHQQLTHPYGARPTPYGSRGYNNWNRDCYSEATMYPPMNDTLNPPHNPGPGKMYLPIHTAKGNMSFGWLTWEVPNISAFTMMLTEEYCQWKLAGAQSTPKLIKFE, encoded by the exons ATGGAATACAAGAATAGTAAATTCGTCTTCGGAGATAACACCGGGTTTAGTGTAGAAATAGAACCAACCACATATCTTGAGAATAACGGTGTGAGCATAAGTCCGCAAACGAGTCAAAGGGGTAGTTTTGGAAGTGATTCGAGCACCAAGGATTTAACGGGCTTCGATTTCGATgaaatacaagaaaatatgtACAGTGTGCCATCATTACAATCGCGAGTGGTGACAATAACACCAATGTGCCTAGATGAATGTCACGATTACAATTGTTATTACGATTACAATCTGAATCAACCTCCATGGCAGCAGCAGCAACAAAAACAATATGAGGAG GTTGCCAATTGGAACTTTTCGAACTACAAATATTACGACTGCAATAACGTGAAACAAAAGGATAGGACTCTAG AACACATAGTCACCCAAGAGCCTCTTAAGGTCAGTACTGCGCCAGTTCTACCTAGCCAAATTTCGCCCAAAAATTCCACCAAAAGGACCCGTACCGTCTACACGAGCCACCAGCTGGCAGAATTGGAGAAGGAGTTTCAGGCCAGAAGGAATCCTGGCACACCCAGGAGAAGCCAAATGGCCAGAACCCTGAACCTATCGGAACGCCAGATCAAAATATGGTTTCAGAACAGGCGAATGAAGTGCAGGAAGGAGCTGAAAGCCAAGAATATCTCGCCGTCTTCCACCAATCCCAATTCCCCAGATTCGCCCCAGGGTACTGTCGGCGCCCAAAGGACGCGTTGCAACGAAAGAGTACCTCCTTCTTACTCCGAGTACGTTCCAGTCAATCATCAGCAGCTCACGCACCCCTACGGCGCAAGACCGACTCCTTACGGGTCCAGAGGATACAACAACTGGAATAGGGATTGCTATTCTGAGGCAACTATGTATCCCCCAATGAATGATACGTTGAATCCACCTCATAACCCTGGTCCTGGAAAAATGTATTTGCCAATTCATACAGCGAAGGGGAACATGTCGTTTGGATGGTTGACTTGGGAAGTACCCAATATTTCAGCCTTCACCATGATGCTCACAGAAGAATATTGTCAATGGAAACTGGCTGGAGCACAATCTACCCCCAAATTAATCAAATTTGAGTAG